In Dromiciops gliroides isolate mDroGli1 chromosome 4, mDroGli1.pri, whole genome shotgun sequence, one DNA window encodes the following:
- the MPC1 gene encoding mitochondrial pyruvate carrier 1 isoform X1 yields MAGALARKAADYLRSKDFRDYLMSTHFWGPVANWGLPIAAINDMKKSPEIISGRMTFALCCYSLTFMRFAYKVQPRNWLLFACHATNEVAQLIQGGRLIKHQMTKKASA; encoded by the exons ATGGCGGGGGCGCTGGCGCGGAAAGCGGCCGACTATCTCCGGAGCAAGGATTTCCGGGACTACTTGATGAG TACG CACTTTTGGGGACCAGTAGCCAACTGGGGACTCCCAATTGCAGCCATTAATGATATGAAGAAATCTCCAGAGATCATTAGTGGAAGAATGACATTTG ccctttgttgttattctttgacATTCATGAGATTCGCCTACAAGGTACAGCCTCGGAACTGGCTTCTCTTTGCATGCCACGCCACGAACGAAGTAGCCCAGCTCATCCAGGGTGGACGCCTCATCAAACACCA gATGACTAAAAAAGCCTCTGCATAA
- the MPC1 gene encoding mitochondrial pyruvate carrier 1 isoform X2 encodes MKKSPEIISGRMTFALCCYSLTFMRFAYKVQPRNWLLFACHATNEVAQLIQGGRLIKHQMTKKASA; translated from the exons ATGAAGAAATCTCCAGAGATCATTAGTGGAAGAATGACATTTG ccctttgttgttattctttgacATTCATGAGATTCGCCTACAAGGTACAGCCTCGGAACTGGCTTCTCTTTGCATGCCACGCCACGAACGAAGTAGCCCAGCTCATCCAGGGTGGACGCCTCATCAAACACCA gATGACTAAAAAAGCCTCTGCATAA